The Pyrus communis chromosome 9, drPyrComm1.1, whole genome shotgun sequence genome has a segment encoding these proteins:
- the LOC137745862 gene encoding homeobox-leucine zipper protein HOX11-like produces MELALSLGDASKPFLFLDKAPKMGGNMDIGFCMGLGTAAFSAARSDESSRKSTYEVYDQEERRSRISSDPPLQLNLLPSAPVPRSHVSSQLRFPWLTDNLAVSEPAGSSDGPGIGLDVNRMPGVLASAEEAEDAAAPLSSPNSTVSSFQMDFGMRNGGRSSKRDLDVDADRASDDEENGSTRKKLRLSKDQSAFLEESFKEHSTLNPKQKLALAKQLNLRPRQVEVWFQNRRARTKLKQTEVDCEYLKRCCETLTEENRRLQKELQDLRALKTSQPFYMQLPATTLTMCPSCERVVTTASANTSTTTTTTTNHHHHIKSALNNNKPRLNPFTAAQVHIQQHQGAAA; encoded by the exons ATGGAGCTAGCTCTGAGCTTAGGGGATGCTTCAAAGCCGTTTCTCTTTCTTGACAAAGCTCCAAAGATGGGCGGCAACATGGATATAGGGTTTTGCATGGGCTTGGGGACTGCTGCTTTCAGTGCTGCACGATCGGATGAGAGTAGCAGAAAGAGCACCTATGAAGTTTATGATCAGGAGGAGAGAAGAAGTAGGATTTCATCAGATCCACCTCTTCAGCTTAATCTCTTGCCTTCTGCTCCAGTTCCTCGTAGCCACGTTTCTTCTCAGCTTCGCTTCCCATGGCTTACTGATAATC TGGCTGTGTCTGAACCGGCCGGTTCATCAGATGGACCGGGAATAGGGTTAGATGTGAACCGGATGCCGGGAGTGTTGGCCTCGGCTGAGGAGGCCGAAGATGCGGCGGCTCCGCTGTCATCTCCGAACAGCACGGTTTCATCGTTTCAGATGGATTTTGGAATGAGAAATGGAGGAAGATCGAGCAAGAGAGATTTGGATGTTGACGCCGACAGAGCGAGTGATGACGAGGAGAACGGGTCAACTCGGAAGAAACTCAGGCTCTCTAAAGATCAATCGGCTTTTCTTGAAGAGAGCTTCAAAGAGCACAGCACTCTCAATCCT AAGCAAAAACTTGCTCTGGCTAAACAGTTGAATCTTCGTCCACGGCAAGTGGAAGTGTGGTTTCAGAATCGAAGAGCAAG GACAAAGTTGAAGCAGACAGAAGTAGATTGTGAGTACTTAAAGAGATGCTGTGAAACACTGACAGAAGAGAATAGGAGGTTACAGAAGGAACTGCAAGACTTGAGAGCTTTGAAGACCTCTCAGCCTTTCTACATGCAGCTGCCTGCCACCACACTCACCATGTGCCCCTCATGTGAACGCGTGGTCACCACCGCCTCAGCCaacacctccaccaccaccaccaccaccaccaaccaccaccaccacataaAGTCTGCTCTGAACAACAACAAGCCAAGGTTAAATCCATTTACTGCTGCTCAAGTCCACATACAGCAGCATCAAGGTGCTGCTGCATGA